The Salminus brasiliensis chromosome 4, fSalBra1.hap2, whole genome shotgun sequence nucleotide sequence CGTAGCTCGTGTGgtatagcacacacacacacacacacacacacacacacacacacacatatatatatatatatatatatgtatatgtgctaTACCACACGAGCTACGGTCTGTAACTGTACACTTGCATGGTGCCTGGACctacacgatatggacaaaagtattgggacacctgctcatttactgctctttatatatatatatatatgtatatatgtgtgtgtgtgtgtgtgtgtgtgtgtgtgtgtgtgtgtgtgtgctatacCACACGAGCTACGGTCTGTAACTGTACACTTGCATGGTGCCTGGACctacacgatatggacaaaagtattgggacacctgctcatttactgctctttatatatatatatatatatatatatatatatatatatatatatatatatatatgtgtgtgtgtgtgtgtgtgtgtgtgtgctattccACACGAGCTACGGTCTGTAACTGTACACTTGCATGGTGCCTGGACctacacgatatggacaaaagtattgggacacctgctcatttactgctccttatatatctatatctatatatatctatatatatcctatatctatatatatatatatatatatatatatatatatatatatatatatatatatatatatatatgtgtgtgtgtgtgtgtgtaagctgtAAGCTGCAGCGACTGACCCATCAGCTACCAGTGTTTCGACTACTCGGTGCTGGACCACCTGCCTAACCTAGCCGGCAGAAACTTACGGCTGCGTCCGAAATCGCGCACTTGCTTACTTCTCAGTACGTATCGCGATTTCGGACGCAGCCCGGCTCTGACCTGGGCGCCCAGTGCCGCGCAGCACGGAGCTCCGTCGGGGAAGCTGCAGCTAGACCGCTCTCGTTCCGCCCTCTGCCACGCAGGTTCCCCCGTCTGCGCGATTCCATTGGTCAGCTGGGCGACACCGCGGTGACGTGTGGAGCGGTAAACGAAACTCAAGGCCTTTCCTTAGAAATCGAAAGTAACTCGTCCCCAAAAAGCTCTGCATTACCCCGAGCTCAGTCTTCCGGCCGGGTCGGAGTGTGCTCGGTGTGCTCGGTGGGCTCGGTGTGCTCGGTTTACCAACCATCGTTAGATCGTATTTTGATTTCTTGCTGTTTGGACTGTTTGGTTTGCATGAATGGCAACTAACGTCAACTACATTGCTCGGCTTAACGAGCGCGCACAGAAAAAAGGGTGGACTACGACTTTTGACGTGGTGGGCATCGACGGACCAGACCACGACAGAACGTAAGAGACGCTGATGAGTCTGGACCTGGAGCTACAGTGTGGACATTAGGTCCTGCTAAGGCAGCTGTTGACGTCTGACATCCTTCTGCCAGAGAAATAACTGTCGATCATAGTATTAGCTAGTTCTCTTTGCTCTTCTTATTCTTTACAGGTAATGAAagtgttagggttagagttataGACAGTGCTCATTCATCTTCATATTATGCTCTAATCCTCATACCCACACATTTCATTATGGTGTCTGATGGCCCACTGTGTTCCCCACATAGAGCATAACCATAGGTTGAAGGATGCATAGGGTCCAAACAATGTTAAATAGCCCACTAGCATCCCTAAATAAAAGGTTAACATCTTTGTTTATATTCTAAATAATATTTTGGATAGTGCagaagggcagtggtggctcagcggttagagcaccgggctattgaagacagggttgtgggttcgattcctgggctcggcaagctgccactgttgggcccttgagcaaggcccgttaccctctctgctccccgctctgggtgtgtgtgtgtgtgtatactcactgcccctagttcacttgtgtgtgtgtgtgtgtgttcactatcacagatgggttaaatgcggaggacacatttcgatgtacagtgacaaatacgtgcaccttaatCGTtaccttttgttggagtaactgtttttaCTGCGCAGGGCTTTttcttttggagcattgctgtggttTGATAGCAGGTGATCACTGGATGATCACCGCCTCACCTCACCCAAAAGtttaggatggagcaccatctttccggagaacacagctccactgctccacagctcaatgttgatCCAACATTAAAAcagaaaaggtaaaggtgcacgtatttgtcactgtacagcgaaatgcgtcctccgcatttaacccatctgtggtagtgaacacacacacacacacacacacacactagtgaactaggggcagtgagtacacacacccacacccagagcggtaggcagccaacttcagcgcccggggagcagagagggcaaagggccttgctcaagcccaggaatcaaacccacaaccctgtgccCAGTGCTGtagccgctgagccaccactgccctgtagATTGACTGTGCTGGGTGGGGAATTATGTCCCTAGTCACTATGCTGTAAAAGACCTTTGTAAGAAAGAAACTGCCCCTTTTTGACTCCTCAGTGTGTCTccttgccttgccttgccttgtCTTGTCTTTGGTCACACCCTCACATGGTAACCAGTAAAAAAGGACCGCACTGCACCAGGAAGAGGCTGTATACAAAAGATCTGTATTAAAATACTTTAGCACCATAAAAGTGAGGGTAAAATCAGAAGACCCAGACAGACACTTCAAccaaaaatcttaaaaaaaaaatgtaacagtgCTAAATCTTTGCTCCCCTTAGCCAACCTCATCCTGTTGTCATCCTGTTGTCCCCTTAGCCAACCTCTTCCTGTTGCAGTGCAGCTCAATAAGTGTATAACTCAACTCAGTAGGCACACTTGACTTCTTATAACCCAGTTTTTCaacacttaaaaaaatacaattatctTTAGGACCTTTAGGACTGATCAACATCCAGAGTGCCAACTATTGCAGCAAACACTGAAATCTTCAGTTTGTTCAGTGAAACACAGCTTAATACGACAGGTGCTGTTACTTTGTATACAGTGAAGATGTTgatatgaatatttatttataagcaGAAACAACAGGGATCATGAATCCAATCTGTTCTGCTCATACTGTTGTGTGACGTTCATTAAAGGTAGCTGGAATTCAGCACAACAATCCACTGGCCAGTACACAGCATTAATGGCTGGTAAGGTATATGAGATATTTGGTGTTCACCTTTTTCTCAGTATACAGTATCTAATGGGCTGTAATGGCTGGAAAATGCTCAGTTTAAGTTTGATCACTCTTCAAATCACAGTTCTGACAATAGTTGTAATATTTATGATCAAGTTTGGTTTGTTATAATGTCATATTCCTGAAAAATCCAACCTCAGACCAGGTTTGACTTTCATGTGGTCTAAGCTTGTCTTCAGTCATGTCAATCAAGCTGGTTAGTCATGCTGGTAGTTCTAAGCTAAGCTTGTCTTTCAGCGTAACCAGCTGAACTGGCCAAGTGGAATTTCTCAACAATCTCTCATGTTGAATTCTTTTTGCCTGTTAGATTCACTATAAGGGCTGTGGTGAATAAAATAATCTATCCCAATGGTGTCGGACGAAACAAGAAAGAGGCACGGCAAAGTGCTGCAAAGAACGCCCTCAGCTGCATGGAGGAGGACGAACCTGCTAGTTCAGTAAGATCACTGATCTCTTTTAGAAGTCAAACAGGTTGTagaatagagggtatgcacgtGACGTCCCAAGTGGCAGGAGTCATCACTGAGTGGAAAAAACGGGCGACTGAGTGGCAGCATTAGCGTTCAGTGTGCTGCAAGTGCACAGTTGCTCCAATTTGTGCAGTGTACAGTTGCTGCAATTtacagaaacaactggaatgTACTCACCGAAacgtgtgggagctcactgagtggtgaagtcacgctctgaaaacagcgCCCACCGTAGTTGCAAATTTAGCAACATGATAAGTTCgattaaaagggaaagcaagtaAACCTGGATGAatcagtctactaaatgtgcctgaaaacagtccaAAAAAtgaccattcactcgactttgtgctctcagatacaaggttttatccTCTCAATGGGGTGTGATTTGAGTTAGCTGGGTGTTCGGGGCTACACATTGCTGTCCATGGTACGTTTACATGGTAATTCGGATGGATCGCTGCTGCGTCCAACTACCTTTAACCTGAACAGAAAACTGTTTGTTTCATTCTCAGTTTGGACGCATTCCCGAATAAACGCAGCTGCGttgcagaatgttttgccactcagcCCGACTAAAGGGGGCGTGTCTCAGTGGGAACGTGACGTCAGTGCCTACCCTCAGTTGTATAACTTTCAGTGCTCTGAATTTCCATTTCCATACTGTCTattttaaaggtgccctagaatagaaaactgtatttaccttggtgtaattaattaattaaataaataaatttgggtttggtacatggaagtaaCCTCAGACTGTgttaatttaatagaaattgTCAGCCTACAAAAACAGGGCTAAAAAAAAGGGGCCAAAAACTGTATAGGAGCAGTCGTTTCTTATTACAGTTATGCAATCAAAATTCACACACCCCCAGACCATTTATAAAAGTCTTTCGACACCTGAAGCTGCAACGCCGTCACTTTGTTTTTGATACGTGTAACATtgaagagcagcacatcacctccagactctgctagttaaaGAAACACTGCTTTCTATGCTAACCAGCCCTCGTGaccacagcttttcctgtgccataAGGGGACCTCAAACTCGAAGCTCGAAGATCTCTTCTGTCCCATGTGTGCTCCCTCACAAACAAAAAGGACTACCTTAACTGACTACTCAAACTAGATCTAAACACACATTAGAAAATAAAGCACTGGCTAATATTTGTTTTCCTTTGTAAGACTTACAATCTCTTCATCTAGCTAAGTGCACACTGCGGCAAGAGGACAGCATCATTATCCAGTAAGATTCAGGAATAATTAcaacaaataattaaaatgttcttGTTGCAGTGTTAAAAACTATACTGCGGTATGTGGCTCCTGTGAGTCGTTGCGGTGCCGTAAACCAGCTCACAATAGAGAAGAAAAACAGTGAGTTTCATTATgaggcaaaatgtaaatacacTTATCTAATAATTTTCCACCCTGACTAAAGTCACttgatatttacatttcaaaGTCCAAGGAAAACACTCAGTAAATGCACTCTATTGGACCTTTGAAAATTCTGTCACTCAGCATCATTGAAAACTGtattttacatttgtggcaaaCTGACAATAGCCTACAACTGTGTTCACTTCagtattcatattttttttgaCAGGGACAATACAGATATTTACACTGAGCAAATTTGCCTTGTTATCAGCCtggttacatttttttaaagtacaatttttttaattatataaaaaagacGGTACAATAATTCCATCTGGTGATCACAGTACTTTTTTCAGGAACGGTTTGTGTAGATTTTACAAGTCTTAcaagtctttttttttggtttctaTACAGCCATACTGACTAGCATCTGGTATTAGTCTATCCatcattcaattcaatttataTTCTCACTGCTTTTGCAGGAGTGTTTTGCATGTAGGTGCTACTTATCTTAGTGGTAAACAAATTTTCCATTGAATTTAAAAGCCTTTTAAATTTGAAAAAGACATTAGGCAGCTTATTGTAAGcacatactatatatatttatttcgaCAGGAAACAAATTCCTGCTCATCTGACAGTTTCCCAGTGTTGACTCAACCCAACTTTACCTGTTGGCTCAATGAATATGGCCAGAAGACAAAACTAAATTTCAAGACCATTGAGACAACTAAAATGAGTTTGGACTCCAACAACCAGCAAGTATcaaaaaatgtaatttgtacTTGGTCCAGTTACCAGTACGGTAGTGGAATATTACTAATGAGGTCTTTTCTTACAGATTATGCATGTATGCATGCAAGTATGTTTGTGGTGATAAAAAATTTCCTGAAGCTGTTGGCAGAGGAAAAAAGGAGGCCAAAGAGGAAGCAGCTAAACTTGTTTATAAAGAAATTCATAAAGAGAAGGAAATTGaggtaagtcattattttttttaaaaggtacCTTAAACGAGTAATTACACCCACAATCCAATTTTAATTAAAAGCTGAAATGATTTTCTAATAAATGACATAACAAATTAAACCAGTGTTGTTGAACTTGATTTTCAAAATGgcaaaataacataaatattgACCAGTTCAGTCTCTGCGGCACCGCCTTAGGTTTATCTCTGCTATAGACACATCTCGGCTGCCTCCTTCTGCaccaaatacactatatgtccaaatgtttgtggacactcctcctAATGATCGCATTCAATATGAatgcatgtgcaaatgcacacacacacatattgccaaatagaataggtctctctggagcagataaacatgatccttttggcaccatgactaatgccaagcatgtgctagaggggtaaaaagcccccccctagttttgagctgtggggcagtggaactgtgttctctggaatgatggtgctccatccaatacttttggggtgagttggggatgaggtaggtgattatccaacatcctgcaatCGGATCctctcagcagtgctccaaaattgaTTAGAAAGTcttaaaagcaggataaacttgtATAATATGCttaatttctgaagaaacaacaaataagctttttttccatttagtttttttagttGATTTAAATTGCTTTTGCAGAATTATGGTTGTGATATCACTTATATTGAAGGTCCCTGATGAAAACAGAAATGGGGGACAAAAGCAAAACATGTCACCTGTCAGGTAAGTCATTCATTACAGTATTATCTAAATAGCAATGGTTACTGTATGGACCAGATCCATGGAAACAGTTCTTTCACTTTCAAGTATATTTTAACCTTTGTGCGAAAAAAAAACACGAATCATAAATCCTCGTTTAGTGGTTCCATATTCTTTATCATGCTACACTGGTACAAAAAATAGTAACTGGTAATTTTGTTGTGTATTTACTTGTTTCTTTGTCTTCCGTTAGCTCCTCTTTGAGTGGTCTAAATCTGAACTCATCTGCAAACACGGAGAGTCCCACAGTAGACAAGAATTTCATAGGTGTTCTCAATCAATATTGCCAAAAAAATAACCAAGCCCACCACTTCAAACTGGTTGAAAGAAAAGGGCCTGCACACAATGCTGAGTATGTATTTAATAAGGTTGACTTATTAACAGTGTTGGACATTAGAAaactaatcttttttttttaccttaaaattcagtgactggaatagggagaatagcaccTCTattgtttctactctgagctcAGGCCACCTGCTTATTTCACTCTCAGCTTCTttagaaataccaattctcacataatgctgctttagtacagtacagtagcaaAATACATGCAATTCAGTATCGTCTGTTGCTGCTAATGGATGCACATTTATTGTTGAATAatttcaatgaaaaaaaaaaacacttaatttTGTTTTTCCAGATTTGTATGCAAGTTGGTTATGAACGAAAAAGAATACCCTGAAGGAAAAGGCAAGTCTGCGAAAGAAGCACAGCAAAATGCGGCAGAGCTTGCTTTGGGGGCCATTCAAAAACAGTCTGAAGGGGACATTCAGGTATAAACACTAATGctgcaaaagtgattttttagtttttagtttgaAATATGATTGAATTTCCACATTGcatattattaatcataatgtgTTTTAACAGACTTCATCTACATCATCTGATTCTAAAGATGAGCTCACATCACAGACCTCAACAATGTCAGTTTGAATCAAAACTGTTATTCTGGGAAATTCAGggatttctcattttaaatGGAGGAAACATAAATTGTCATATTAAATGTCCTTGTATTGTTGTTTTCTTCATCTAGTGACTCTAAAGATGATGTTGGCTCACCAATGGCTACTTCTATAAATCAGAATACTAGTGACTCTGTTGTCTTTAGAAATTCATCTGTCCATTCGCCAAACCCTGTAAGTACATCAGGAATGCAATTGCAAAATTGATATTGCTGATCGTGTATGCTACtgaaagtgttgggacacctgtaAAATAggggattttattttattgttttatttgactttattttaccATGTATTTGGGCACTATTGAGTATTTCTGCCATGTCTGCCCATTAAATGGACCCAATGTTTGTTTAAATAAGCAAGTAGTTATGAGCCACCAGACATTGTGAATTTCAGAACGAGACAACATATAtctttaataaaaaacacaagaattttgattgtgtaaaaaatacacataccgcacacctaatatttggttatCAAAATTGCATCCTGACCAAGTGCTATTCAGATGTTGTGAGGCACAAGAGTGtgccatccaacacttttggatgatgggggttggggatgaacattgctccaaaatctagtagaaagccttctccctgtacagtagagacagttactccaacaaaagcaggataaactcttttttttatatgggcttgatttcagaagaaacaacgaatgagcaggtgccaatacttttggccatatagtgtaatttTGGCCATTTAATGTCTTGGATTTGACTGGTAGCAAGAAAGTCtgttcactgctgtgtttggtGACAATGTGATACCAATCATGTGATAATGAGTGTCTGAATCATAACATGAAATTCAAACGGCTCCcacaatctcccacaatgcattcCTAATTTATAGTAAACATCATAGCTCACTACATGGGATGAACATGGACCAACCTGCACTGGGAGTCTCATTACTAAGCAAACTACAGCAGAATAAAATGGGCCCTACGTTTGCTCATATAAGCAACTAGATTTCTAGCTACTAAACATCTTGAATTTCAGATATTTTTTCCTATAGTTTATTACTGGTCATTcgctggggcagaatgagtgacaGAAAAACACAAATTTGATACAGAGGTTTGAATTTTTGGggcttttctgaaatcaacacagggtcataACTACACATATTGCATACCTATTATTTGGTTATCAAAATTGCACACTATTCAGATGTTGTGAGGTGTTTGAAGAAGTTCTAAAGAAGTTTAAACATGActtagccaatcagattttaggACCCAAACTATTTCTACTATAAAATtgttttttacagcttttttaGCTTTACATTCCAAAAACagtcaatattatatatatttttacattttaccatTTCCAAATCTACCATTACCCATTAGAAGGCTGTTTCTAttgctgtgcctttaagagctctgttctgattgtctTGTACTGTACTCGTTCAAACAACACTACTGAGAATGgcagtgtgaatgggtgaggctaaactgcAGCAAGCTGAATAGGCAAGCTGAATAGTAAATGAGGTGGTTCTTACAACataagagaaagacagaaaacccTCTAAAACCTTACTTTATTTTATGGCTTTATTTTTTCCCAACTTTTTTAAACTACTCAGTGTGCTGCTGTGTACAGTGAACTGCCTGTACCAGTATTTTTGGTATGGTAATGTATTTCTTTGCTAGAAATAACAAATCTGCAGTAAAGATATTTTTACATGCTAACAATTTAACAATTTTAGGTCCCAGTGGCAAGCCCCTTCGATGTTAAGGCAAAAAGAAGGTAAGAACTATACAAATGTACATTTTCGTTTCTTTCAACAGTGCACCTAAATAAGCCACATGCCCCATTCTGTTTTAGATTAGCGGCAAATTTCCAAATGTCACCAAACGTCAAAAAACAGGTacttataatataaaaaacCTATTTAAATATGAATGCACCTTCTATTCAAAGTTGCAGTTTTAAAACAGAGGTTTTATTATAATGATATATGGCATTATTTTCACTGTTCAGCTACATAactgtacatattttatttccCCACAATAATTGCTTAAGGAAACACCCATCAGAAATGGCCAAATCCTGACAAATTCAAAAGTAGGAACTCCAGCCTCTAACCCACCTATAAAATCAAGGTAAGTCATATCTAAATCTGTCAATAGCCTCATGTGTTTCATTTTAACAGCATATCATTTTATGATATGATTTCAGTGAGTTTTTTTATCAGTTAATGTTCTGTTAGAGTCTCAAGCAACAGAGATTTcagattttacttttaaactttAAAGCACAAAAATGTTACATCATAGACTACTATAGATTTGGTGGGTGGTGGCGGCTTGTCTCACTGACAATGCCAGTAATGTTGGAAGTGACATTTATAGTTCTTGCAATAAGAGCagctttattatatttaatattttggtACATGTTTTAATTATAAGTGTTTGGGTAAAGTGAACTATACAGTATTTTGTATAAGAGACAGCAAATGAGAGGCAGGCATATCAATGATAGTTGATTGTAGTgtagaaatatatataagtCTTAgtgtataattattttttactacACAAGTGAAACAAATGGTAAGAGGCAAACAACTACTTTGTTGGTTACTGATTTTAGTCAGCTTAATCTATAATAAACACGTTTGAACAATGCAAAGCCAAATtgtactgtaaaaataaattaataaatatataatatatataatataacttttaaaaacaaaaaataaacaacaaaacaaactgaaGTAAAAGGAACAAATTCTAAGAATATGTTATTTAATAGAATATGTCatattctgttgttgttgtaggtTTTTAGAAAACTTTAAATCAATAAGCACACTCGGCAAAGGAGGCTTTGGGCGTGTTTTCAAGGCCACAAACATCCTTGACCAAAAAGACTATGCTGTCAAGATAGTGAAGTATACGGAGTAAGTAAATGAGCAAGTCATTCCACTgataatgcatttacatttgttGCATATTTGCACTATGCAGCATTTTCTGTTGTgatgtaattcaatttaatatgTATGCTTAAAATGTGTGTCCTTAAATTTCCTCAGCAAAGCTCGCAGAGAGGTGGGCGCTTTGGCAAAGCTTGAACATGCTAACATTGTGCGTTACCACACATCATGGATTGAGGAGACCGCATACAGAGTTGAATCCTCAGACAGCTATAGCACCTCCAAGTAATTCACTGCACATCagtctacatataatttacacaTACATTAGCAATCTAGAATGTTCTGTAATGaaggaaccccccccccccccccaaaacattCAACAGTTGGAACCGGACtaatacactacatggccaaaagtatgtggacatctGAATGTCCCATCCGTATGTGCTGGCTAAATAGCTTAATCCGCAAagtaaattgtggtcatgaagggatgcacatggtcagcaacaatacaaGACAGGTTAGGTCCATGATTGCATGCTATTGGTTCCACATTCTGACCCTACCACCTGTGCCTCAGCAAAACATAATTAAATGGCCAGCCACCTCATCATTGCTATTTGGAAAGCCAACATTTTCCAAAAGCTATTTCATGCTGTTTCTTCCACACTTTATATGGTGGTGCCCATATAAATGTAACTACTGGGgcattttaagctttttagAAAGACCCCAAATGTCATGAATGCAGCATATGTGTATTGCATTGAGAAATGTAGTGTGTTTCAGGGTCAGGTGGAGAGGCAAAACCTCCGTTTCAGGAAATGTTTGGCTTAAAAGAGATTGAAATTGAGAGATTGAGAATAAACCACTGGTTTATTTCATAATTGTGTTGATGTCTTTAATTTAATgactgattttattatttttgcctGTAGCAGTAGTTCAGAAGGTGATTTCCTCTATATTCAAATGGAGCTCTGTGAGGGGGACACTCTTCGTGCATGGATTGATACAAGTTTGAAGCTTAAACAAGACCAAGAACGGAGACAGGAAGCCGTACACATAATGAAACAGGTCCTGGAGGCTGTGAAATATGTCCATTCCACGAACCACATCCATAGAGACCTGAAGGTAAGCTTTAGACTAGATTGAGTATTTCTGTAATGTATACTGCTTCTGCTGTTCTTGCCTAAGCAACTTAAAGGgcatgcatttatttatatatccaGCCAGAAAACATAATGTTGGGAAAGGGGAAAGTAGTGAAGGTAGGAGACTTTGGACTTGTAACAGCAGCAGAGGCAGACGACGACGAAGGGCTATTGGAGAGGAC carries:
- the eif2ak2 gene encoding interferon-induced, double-stranded RNA-activated protein kinase isoform X4, whose translation is MEEDEPASSETNSCSSDSFPVLTQPNFTCWLNEYGQKTKLNFKTIETTKMSLDSNNQQVSKNVICTWSSYQYGSGILLMRSFLTDYACMHASMFVVIKNFLKLLAEEKRRPKRKQLNLFIKKFIKRRKLRIMVVISLILKVPDENRNGGQKQNMSPVSSSLSGLNLNSSANTESPTVDKNFIGVLNQYCQKNNQAHHFKLVERKGPAHNAEFVCKLVMNEKEYPEGKGKSAKEAQQNAAELALGAIQKQSEGDIQTSSTSSDSKDELTSQTSTIDSKDDVGSPMATSINQNTSDSVVFRNSSVHSPNPVPVASPFDVKAKRRLAANFQMSPNVKKQETPIRNGQILTNSKVGTPASNPPIKSRFLENFKSISTLGKGGFGRVFKATNILDQKDYAVKIVKYTDKARREVGALAKLEHANIVRYHTSWIEETAYRVESSDSYSTSNSSSEGDFLYIQMELCEGDTLRAWIDTSLKLKQDQERRQEAVHIMKQVLEAVKYVHSTNHIHRDLKPENIMLGKGKVVKVGDFGLVTAAEADDDEGLLERTKRTGTRSYMSPEQKSQCSYDRKVDIFALGLIYFELVWNLETVNEKQKIWDDVRSKRLPKDFSKKFAFEHKFIEQMLSANPEERPDARELLTNLAMFKTAVLQQDPRAKKENRTY
- the eif2ak2 gene encoding interferon-induced, double-stranded RNA-activated protein kinase isoform X6, which produces MYACKYVCGDKKFPEAVGRGKKEAKEEAAKLVYKEIHKEKEIEVPDENRNGGQKQNMSPVSSSLSGLNLNSSANTESPTVDKNFIGVLNQYCQKNNQAHHFKLVERKGPAHNAEFVCKLVMNEKEYPEGKGKSAKEAQQNAAELALGAIQKQSEGDIQTSSTSSDSKDELTSQTSTIDSKDDVGSPMATSINQNTSDSVVFRNSSVHSPNPVPVASPFDVKAKRRLAANFQMSPNVKKQETPIRNGQILTNSKVGTPASNPPIKSRFLENFKSISTLGKGGFGRVFKATNILDQKDYAVKIVKYTDKARREVGALAKLEHANIVRYHTSWIEETAYRVESSDSYSTSNSSSEGDFLYIQMELCEGDTLRAWIDTSLKLKQDQERRQEAVHIMKQVLEAVKYVHSTNHIHRDLKPENIMLGKGKVVKVGDFGLVTAAEADDDEGLLERTKRTGTRSYMSPEQKSQCSYDRKVDIFALGLIYFELVWNLETVNEKQKIWDDVRSKRLPKDFSKKFAFEHKFIEQMLSANPEERPDARELLTNLAMFKTAVLQQDPRAKKENRTY
- the eif2ak2 gene encoding interferon-induced, double-stranded RNA-activated protein kinase isoform X5, which gives rise to MSLDSNNQQVSKNVICTWSSYQYGSGILLMRSFLTDYACMHASMFVVIKNFLKLLAEEKRRPKRKQLNLFIKKFIKRRKLRIMVVISLILKVPDENRNGGQKQNMSPVSSSLSGLNLNSSANTESPTVDKNFIGVLNQYCQKNNQAHHFKLVERKGPAHNAEFVCKLVMNEKEYPEGKGKSAKEAQQNAAELALGAIQKQSEGDIQTSSTSSDSKDELTSQTSTIDSKDDVGSPMATSINQNTSDSVVFRNSSVHSPNPVPVASPFDVKAKRRLAANFQMSPNVKKQETPIRNGQILTNSKVGTPASNPPIKSRFLENFKSISTLGKGGFGRVFKATNILDQKDYAVKIVKYTDKARREVGALAKLEHANIVRYHTSWIEETAYRVESSDSYSTSNSSSEGDFLYIQMELCEGDTLRAWIDTSLKLKQDQERRQEAVHIMKQVLEAVKYVHSTNHIHRDLKPENIMLGKGKVVKVGDFGLVTAAEADDDEGLLERTKRTGTRSYMSPEQKSQCSYDRKVDIFALGLIYFELVWNLETVNEKQKIWDDVRSKRLPKDFSKKFAFEHKFIEQMLSANPEERPDARELLTNLAMFKTAVLQQDPRAKKENRTY